GTAGGGTGATTTCCGCGGGTAGTCGGATGGCGAGATAGTGAGAGACGAGCATGACAATGTGTGCTACGTGAGCAAGGGATGTTGAGATGATTTCAGGAGTCAGGGCTGGGTAGCTGTCAGTAAGCTCGAACAGAGCAGTGTGAGCGTGAAGATTGGGTAGGCATACAGTCCATGCTGGTGAGGTCGACGATTGGCACTTTGCCTATCTGATAATCGTAGCGCGAAGTGTTGCTCTTCCTGGTCCGTTTCAGTCCATACAAGCGCAGAGCCTCGGTGCACAGGAAAGCCCGTGTCTGAGCCATGTCCTCGGCACTCTGAGACCAGCGAAAGCGCAGCATTTGCAGGGACTTCTCGACCTCGTGCTGCTGTCTGGCCCTGCGGTCTACCAGTCCTGTCGAGACAGATGAGAGGTCGGACcggcgacgcgcgagggCAGCCCGGCGCGCCTTGATGTCATCCCGCGCGGCCTGGatctcggcgcgcagcttgtCCGCGGCAGCGAGGATCTGGTCTGTccggtcctcggcgaggcgctggcgcgcaagcgcgagctgcgcggtggtggccgggGTATCGTCACCGCTAGCCTTGGCGATCTGGGCCTGTAGCTTGTCGTTCTCGATGAGAAGATGAAGGTTCTTGAGGCGAGCGTCATACACTTGGTTGCGGGCGTCCACGGCGCAGAGAAAGGGCAGGCGCTGGGGGTCGTGGCCGCGATGGCAGATGTCGCAATCCATGGTGGTGTTGCCGCCGTTCACGGACGCTCGGCGGTGACAGCAGAGGGGCgacactggcggcggcggcggctagcgaggtgaggtggtggacgCAGAGAGGGGTGCATTTGTAAAGTGTGGAAAGGAGGAAGAAGTTGAGAGGGCTCGAGAGGGAGATGAACAGAGGTGAGTGAGTAAGTAAGTAGGCCGGTAGGTGAGGGAGTGGATGAAGCGCTGGATGAAGCGTCGGCTGGTCACGGGAcggtgtggtggtgattgatggtgttgatggcgcgagtcgatgagctcgagTTGAATGGAGGTTGCCCGTctctaggtaggtaggtagctgGAGAGCCTGGGGCGGGGACCAGCCGGAGAGCTCTAGGCACCTGCGCGCTGCGAGCTAGAGAGGCTGGGCTGGTTCCCCGGGGCTGCCCACAgggctgctgtggctgctgtCCACTGCGACTCTACCTATcccgggcgggcaggctTCAGTGTGGCCGCCCCGCTGAACCATTgaggctgcagctgcacccGGCACTGCATGCAACGGGTTCCACAGCTGGGGCAGGTGGCCCCTCCACTGAGGTTGCTGGCTGACGGCCACCATGGAGTGAATGACGGGCTCATTGGTGGTGAGGTTCCAGCCCCTTTGAGCCCCTCCAGCTGTAACCTGCCTGTCCACAGGACCTCGGGACCTTAGCACTCCAGGTACCCTCAGGATGTGCCAGCACTGCGCCGCAAGGGTCCCTATAGGCTGCTTAGTACCTTCCAACGCACATGAACGGAGAGCACCTCATCCATCACGCGCCGCCAACCAACCTCGAACCGTCACGCGTCTCGCCAAGGTCCGTTGCCTCACAGCCGCGATCGCGCTCACCTTTTCTTCGCACAAGTCAGTGATGCAGAGCAAGGTGATGCAGTCTTAAGACTGGCCTCCACACACCTCTCGAGGAGCTTCCGTCGAGATTGCCAAGCCAGGCGTTGCAGCAGCTCATCCCATccgtccctcctccttcaccGCAAAACCAACGACAACCCCCGGGGTTTTCACTTCCATCCATATTTTCGTCTACCGTCATGGCATCCGACCCAAgggctgccgacgaggactcGTTTACGAaacaagacgacgccgaagcgGTGACGTCTACGGGCGAAGGCGCTACTGCGGCGCAGGTCGCGCCGTTGGAGCTCAAGCGTTCCCCGGACAAGAACACCACGACGCCAGAGCCGTCGCACGAACAGCAAGGGGCCGATTCAGAATCCCCCAGCACACCCggccacctccctccctttgACTGGGAAGACTTTGAGGCGAGGTACGAGGCTGCGCTACGagaggccgacgacagcgagaGGGAGATTCTCAAGGAGGCCGAATCACTTTCCAAGGTACCAATCACCAGTATGGCGCTCGCCTGGAGCATCATCCGCGGCTGACACATGGCAAGTACTTTCGTgtctgggctgctgctgcttcggtccacgacgacgaacggGCCATCAAGCGCCTCCGCACGCGGCAGCGCTTTGTGAACTTGTCTGAAGAAAAAGCGGCGCAGAAACAGCAGCACTGTAAGAAGCCATGGTCTCAATATGAAGCCTTTCCTTGGTCGACTGACGACTGACCTTGCCGTGCACAGACGAAGAGGTTGTGAAAGCGTTCGAGAGTGCCCTGGCGCTTCTTCAAGGCAAGTGAGCGTAAAACCGCAGATTCTCGTGTCACGAATCTGCGATTTTTGGAACAAGAGCCGCCTTGGACGCAGCCCATATTCTGGAACAATTTGCGCGAGGCGCCTCATCGGTTCGCCGTAATCGCTGGGCCGCGATAGTGGGGCACGTGACGCAGGAACCGTGTTTCTTGAACCGTACGCCAGCTCCTTGATATCCACCTTCCACCTCgcatcgcggcgcgcgcggtcaTGGCGGCCGGCAAAGATGCAGGATGCACTCAGCGGTTAAGCCAGACCCGAGTTTCTAGTGTATGAGACCTCGGATCTTTAGATTGCGACTTTCGCTAACCAGTCTTAGGATGAATTTGCCAGCTTTTTTGAGGCCCATTTCAcccccaacgccgtcgcAAGCTTTGGCTGGGCGTTCATGAACCCAGACGTCTATTCTCAGTCCCAAGAAGCTGCATCACAATACGATTGTGATTATGAGGATGATGGACTCGGCTACTACGACGATGGTGTCAAGCGAACACTGACGGATGAGGAAATTGAATTCTTCCGACAGTCGGAGCTTAGGGAGCTGCGGCAAAAACAGTCACGACCTT
This region of Purpureocillium takamizusanense chromosome 9, complete sequence genomic DNA includes:
- a CDS encoding uncharacterized protein (EggNog:ENOG503P808), which translates into the protein MASDPRAADEDSFTKQDDAEAVTSTGEGATAAQVAPLELKRSPDKNTTTPEPSHEQQGADSESPSTPGHLPPFDWEDFEARYEAALREADDSEREILKEAESLSKYFRVWAAAASVHDDERAIKRLRTRQRFVNLSEEKAAQKQQHYEEVVKAFESALALLQGK
- a CDS encoding uncharacterized protein (EggNog:ENOG503P7IU~COG:S); amino-acid sequence: MAAGKDAGCTQRLSQTRVSSDEFASFFEAHFTPNAVASFGWAFMNPDVYSQSQEAASQYDCDYEDDGLGYYDDGVKRTLTDEEIEFFRQSELRELRQKQSRPSAGTSNPEAASANRVSKKTNKRNGKNGRREPKPDLRKRTWDVVDAGLDTLNYD